aaataataagataaaaattaaagataaaaattagcaaactaaatatataaaatattaaaaatagtttATCCCAACACTattattctataaaaatatcataGCTTTATACTAATAATTCTTCATTCCATCCAACTAACATCATTTAACAAAAGTATATTAGAATTAATATCATcaccaaaaaaaatataataaaaaaaaaatcgattaaAAATTTGTAGGTTACTGCTAATTTAGTTATATTTAAACATGATCATCCAAAAAGTAAACTTGATCGGTTTCAACTTTGAATTAATCATAAATGTCTTCATCACTTGACATTATAGTGTAATGCAAATTAAAATTCACAATGAcgaagaaaaatataaataattaaccCAATAGTTCACTTTCAgtatcaaatttaataaaattaaattatattaaaaatttgccCCATCAACATAAATAGTATCCTCATCATATTCGACTAAAGTGTAATATGATTTTGTTTCTTGTGAACTTATAACTACAAAATTCAATGAAGAAGACAAGTCATTATtgtatattataaaataaaaatattttcattcaaaaatgataaaaaaaagagTTAATTTTCAATTTATATTATCTTGTTTCTCATTTGATAACCAACTTTGAGTGCACATCAATGCTTCTATTGTTTTTGGATGAAACCTGCTTCTATAAGGACTCACCAATCTACCACCTATACTAAATGTAGATTCTGAAGCCACAATCAATATTGGAATGGCAAGCAGATCTCATGTCATCCTCATCAAAGTGGGATACTTGATTCCGTTGGTCTTCCACCACTCCAATATGTCAAAATCCATGTTTCTCGATAACACTTTGTCTTCCAAATAATGGTCTAGCTTGGTCTTCAGATCAATGTTAATGTCACACTCAAGTCCTACATTTTTATCAAAACTATCCAAAAAATCAGCAATACTTATATTTAATATAATCTACATTGATCTTTTTTCAACACTAGCATAAACATTATTATCTATGTACTCCTCAAGCAAATCATAACATATTTTTTGAATCATTCTAACAGATTCTTTAAAGCTAATCTTTCCATGTGTTCTTTTGAAACAATACTCTACCAACTTTGTCTTATATTTTGGATATAAAATACTAACTATTCCCATAACTCCATGAATATGAGATCAATATTTCTCAAATTTGGAAAGCATCCATTCAACCAAAGaagaaataaccttattaggAGATATGACCCACTTTAGCAATGAATCTTTAATTTCACAAAccttaaggaaaaaaaattattgtggGATACATTCTTCTAGAAAATATTTCAGTTATATAATAAAAAACTTTTAACATTTGAGATACCTCTTCTGCTAACAACCACTCCTCATCTATTGGGACATTTATACAGTGAATCACAAAATCTCATACGAGCAAACAAATCTTTAAAAGATATAGTATTTATGAGCATCAAACATGTTGAGTTCCAATAGTGAAAGATAAAGCTTACAAATCGAGTTAGGGAATCCCCAAGCTCACGGTGAATCAGTTGAAAGAGGAAGATTTGATAGATAAGTAATTGGGTGTGTCCTCGACTTGATGATGATGACGACGACTTGATCTGCTGGTAGTGGGGGAAATGGACTGTAGTTGTAACTGCAATGCCAATTGTCCATTCACTACTCCCCCTTATTATAAGGGATGTGTCCAAATGCAAGAACGTGGGAGAGAGGATAAGTTCCAAAAACTCTTTATGTGAGATCTATTTCTTTTGGAAAGAAAAAGAACATTCGACTGAttagggatttggtttgtgattTCATGATTACTCTTCCGATGACAAGCACAAAGAACACAGGATCGTCTACAAGTCGCTATAAGTGTTTACAATTTACAAATTTTAGTTCTAGATTTCATGCTTTAGAAGCAACAATGGTATGAGAGTGTAGATTCTAAATACATAAGAAAGTTCCTAAAATACCTCtatgttttaatttcttttctataTGTTATTTCGCTACCGAAATCGCGATCGATTGCTGTGAAATCATGACTAAGTTGCGATCTACAATCTGTCACAATAACAATCAATTTCACTACTGAAATCATGTTATGTCGTCGGGCGTAGTTGCGATCTACTACTGTCGCTGGGTAAGATCACGACTTTGTTATGATTTGTCATCATTGTCAGGCTTTAAACACAGTGGCCACTCCCACAGAGTTTGTCTCCATCGACAAGTGAAATGGGGGTGATGGCGGCGTGGGAGCTAGTgatgaagaagagaaaaaaaaatggtgTTGGTGTAAGCAAAGAAAAAAATGAACACTATAGTTAGGTTAGCATATGAATTGATAAGAAAAAGATAGTTCTTGAGTATATTATTATACATATTATACTTGCAGAtctttttactaagtcattggctaaagagtcatttcaaggacatgtgaagtctttgggactttgaaGAATGTAACATATTGTAAAGACAATAAGATATGTAAAACATCATGAGTTATTCAATGTATATGTTTTTGTTACATTTGTATAAAGTCTCGATGAACATGGTGGCGGGTTAAGATTGGTCTACTCACATGAAAAATCATCTTTGATTGTTaaatataaatagaggtaagatcaTTACTTATGGAACAACTTATGAAGCTGCGAATGGAGACATACTTGTAAATTGGGGTCGCCTTGATAGTTGTATCAGGATGAGATCATTTATGATATTGATGATCAGAGTAAATGTACCTACCATTTACTAAATCTATTGAAGGTCAAATTAGAATTCATGAgttgaattcaagattagacaTTGTGAATATCTAAATGTAAATTTGTACAATGTTAAAATTGAGAAAAACATACATTCTTTATTGATAAAGAGAAAAACATCATaatatgtgattcataccacatgtccAATAGCGAcaataagggtagtaggagaatgaatatCTACTTctttactatgtgagacccttaatattatagtgttggtgcagcgggagccgacaagagggaggtgaattgcctaaaaaaatAACTCATTCTCGTTCTTTTGATTTGATTGGACTAACACAACTAAAATAAACTGAATAATAAAAcagaataattaataaaaaaaagaggCAAagtaatttacttggttacaacctaggtagttattaatccaagacaatgaaGAAGGTttcactagtcaatctcctttgttgaaggtggaCAAGCCTCTTATACTCTTTTTAAGCTTAGAAAATACTAGGACATTGAATACATGATTTGTAGTTCAGTTGTTTTTTTATTTCCtacctccaggggtctttttatagttcCTAGAAAATCTTATCCTAGGATGGAATGCGCCTTCAATAGGGTCCAAGGCTCCTTCAAATGGAAAACTCAATTTGCCGAAGAAAAAGTTTTATCTTCGGTTAACGGCTAGGGAAGACACCTTCAACCGGCTGGAATGCGCCTTcgatactgttcatcgaaggtgtcTTCTTGAAAGACACCTTCCAAGAAGCAGATTAGCTCCTTAGCTGATCTCTTCGCTTGGTtgatgcttcgactgtaggatcgaaaataatttagatatctctacaattacacgatattatccactttgagcctaaaccctcatagttttgctcttgggctctacccaaaaggtctcatggcAATGGAAATatattttctctttataaactcatgatatttCCCATATGTTTTACAAtgtaggactatgtttgcaaccttgcaaatcCAACAATCCccttcaaacaaaggaccacatgctTCCTAAGTCTGATccttcgacccaccaggtcttcctgtccttcggtccacccgacctactaggacttcctttatCTGGTGTCTAGTGCTCTTAATTCGAaaataggagcccccactttctttgttcgaggtaatattgtacccacatggcttaaTCAGACCATGGTTGTTGTGCACAGTCGGCGCTTAAACCTTCTAAcagtccggactctgataccacttgtaggatcttaatgaatttagatatctccacaattgtatgatattgtccactttaggcctaaaccctcatgactttgctcttgggttctccccaaaagacctcattccaatggagatatcttttctctttataaacccatgatctttcccatatgttttacaatgtgggactatgtttgcaatcttgcaaaCTCAACACCGGCTaatcagagttgagctcacccaaactcaactccaaccttctcctcgagcaagcttccttcccagcttctcgtccctcgaacgtcgtgtacgCCCTTCTCGTCTACTGGTGTATTCTTCTATagtacctcatccctcggatgcatcgagcctgTCAGCTTCTCTCTTGTGCCATCTttttcactagctgcgtcttccgctcgacttcttatgctcctaagttcttgcacacttagacataaggcatCAAAAGACAAacagaatctaacttaacttgactgacTATATCAAAATTACCACGAGATATTTACAATCTATACCTTTTTGATGTGTACCAACTCAAGTTAAAATTAGGGTTAAACCAAAATATAACAACATGAGTATATAAAGTAAGTTGCAATTATAACAAAAAATTGCAATGCAATGAataaaattgtaaaataattACAAGGATAAAAAAATTATCCTAACTCTCTCTTAATCCTTCTTAACTTTTACCtatttctccccttttgatcatataaaaaaaatagaaaacataaaataaatagttagagaagtttgaaataattttctagGGATACATAACAAAAATTATCAGTAGGttaatatttttcagaaataatttttaaatatattttatttttaataattaatcttatattttgaaaaaaaaataatttaaagattACTTTTCGGTTTtggaaaaacttaaaattttttgtcAAATTTAAGTAGAATAAGATAGACCagtagaaaaattttcataggaAGATATTATTTAGTCTAATAGATATAATTTATTTTAGTAAagtaattaacttttaaaaataaattataaaaaaatattttttaactttaaaaattctacTAATTTTCTTTAATATGTAAAGTACATTGTTTAACGGCAAAAAAAAGTTCCAAATTGATATTTTCTTgactttttaatattaaaaatttacttttcacaaaataatttgtaataatttagataatattcaaaaaaattcaaaaagttttgttaagatagagaatatgatattttatcacaaaaaagaaaattttttaaaaataattttgaaaataatttttaattttcaaaataccaTTTTTGTTAATGaattcatagaaaataatttaacagtaaaaaaattttaaaaatatttcttttgattgagaatattatattttatcacaaaaaataaaattttaaaaaaataagtctgctgttatattaaaaaaataatttttttttttaaaaaattcaaaatgcgaTTTTCATCGATAATTTCATAGAAAACAACTcaagggattttttttttaaaaaaaattccttaacaTAAATACTGCTGTTATATAAGTGTTATAtaagtataaaaattttgaataagaaattcaaataaaaaatttacttgaaaaatatttttctaattaaaacaatttctattctaataatttaaaatttaggaaTTTAATCTAAAAAAGATTTTGGAATCTAATATAGATTCCTATCTAttggatttactaaaaattttggAGGTATATAATTTCTAGcgattttctaatttatccttggTACATATCAGTTAATTCTACCCAatttttttattctaattttgaaacatatttgaattctaacatgcataatcattttctagtttttctatttgtgctttcaattttttattttctacttttataTTATCATGCATTTTTAAGGAGCATGAATTAACTAAGGTCATTTTTATcttagtattttctttttctagttttacTATATTCTTAGAAAGCATCTTGATAAATTGAAATGTCTTTTCAAGAGGTAGGgtatatacctcacttacctcgtgtttTGTGCTCCTTCTTTATCATAGCTTTCTTCtaaggatcctcccccttcatcgatgctcatctctgagctgctttTATCTTCTCTTTGGTGGTCCGCCAATATGGCTAGTTTGACGTATTCTTCAACTTCTAACTCCGATTATGACTCATCCCatgttgtttttaattttttgtgCCTTGATTTGGCTAGctctttctttttctccttcgtcTTCAGTTTTATGCAATCATACTTGATGTGtcattcttcattgcagttgtagtatCAGACCTTTCTTTTGCTCTGAGAATGTTTCTTAGCTtgcactttattaaatttattagatttaataaaattactaaattttcttaccattagagcAACTTCATTTTCATCAATTGACGCTTCAGAGTCTGGATCATTCATTCTTTCCTTCAAGGCAGTGTTCTGATTAGACTCCTTTTCAATTatgcacatctagattcgtgaaaTTCTAAAGTGGAAAATAAAGTCTATAAAgaacttacctctagatcttttAAAATATAATAGAAGTCTACTATAGACGTCCATTCTTGTATCCTAGGGAAATCATTTCACGTATACCTTAAAGAATCTTGGTTTGTTACCtgttctccgagattcgtaagccCAATGATTAACTCCTTCAGCCTGGTATGCAGTTGTACTACTAACCCTCCTTCTTTCAACAGGAGGTTGGTTAGTTGGTTCTGGAGCAAATCTCACTTTAtgagcttggcttcagacgtaCCTTTATATAGcttcaagaacttctcccaaagttcctttattGATTTGTAGACGCCGATTCTGCTGACTTCTTACAGAGATAGGATGCTTAGTAGATGGAATTTGGCTCGTCCATTTGCTACaaagtcagcttgctccttcttggtccagagatactcttctttttcttctccttgttggtctttgggggctataaaataatatttaattatcaaaagaatttcaaaatcaattttaaaaaatacctccatgcatttCTTTCCATAACGTAAATTGTCCCTCTAACTTCAGTGGATAGATACTCTGTCCGACCATCGTCTCGATGCTttagtcggtggttagtccttctaaggcattctgactttgataccacttgttggtgcagaggtagtcgacaagagggggtgaattgcctaaaaaaataattccttcttattcttttgatttgaTTAGACTAGCACAACTAAAATAAACAGAATAATAAAATtgaacaattaataaaaaaaaaagagctaaagcaatttacttggttataacataggtggttgttaatccaatgcgatgaagaaagctccactagtcaatctcctttaTTGAAagcggaaaagcctcttacactctttttaagctcaaaaaatattagaaaattgaATACATGATTTGTagttcatttattttttatttcctaactccaagggtctttttatagctcatgGAAAATCTTGTCCTAGAGTTGAAGGCGCATTCAATAGGGTTTAAGGCGTCTTCAAGTGGAAAACTTTATATGTCGAGCTAGGGAAGACACATTTAACCAGCTAAAAGGCGCCTTCGACATTGTTCATCAAAGACACCTTCCAAGAGGGAGATCAACTCCTTAGTTGATCTCTTCGCTTGAGTGATGTTCCGGCTaatcagagttgagctcacccgaatccaactccaactttctcctcgagcagacttcctttcCGGCTCCTTGTCCCTTGAACATCGTGTATGTTCTTcttgtccactggtgtactcttctgtagcatctcgtctctcggatgcaccgagcccatcgactcctatcccgtgtcatccttcttgctagctacgtcttccgcttaatttcttgtgctcctaagtttctataCACTTAGACAAAATGCATCAAAAGCTAAATAAGGCCTAACTaatttggttgaccacatcaaaactatcacagggtacttacaataAGTTGATCTCATTTTTATcataagtgactatttagctgtctaattaaagttttaatcaggggttgctactttagcatgtattcTATTGACTACGGATGATTCGATTTATGGAGTATAATTAAGAAAATGActcattagaatgaatagattttaGTGAAAAaggaatattaaaatatatttacatctttgtTATTTATTCACTCGTCGatcaattatattttttattaagtaCTTAAAATATGATTGTGAATAATTATATTGATTAGAAATAATGAATATActtttgacataatagtcattatgagggattaTAAATATTCGTATTGATGTAAATGATTTAATCTAGGGTAACTACAAGATGTTGATGTCTCAAATTTATTTTGAAGAGCGGTTATGTAAGGTGAAACAATTTTCTTAGAATTAATCGCTCAATATATTTATTATCGCATGAACCATTTTTCCTTAAGTATGAATGAATATTCTTATATGGTCTTTGTaacttcttatttagtctttgtggcTTGACTTGGACTAGTGGGAGATGTTGGTAGTGGGGTGACTGGACTATAGTTGTAACTGCAATGCTAATTAAATATCCACTACTCTCCCTTATTATAAGGGATGCATCTAAGTGCAAGAACGTGTGAGAGAGGATAAGTTCCGAAAAACTCTTCATGTGAGATATGCTTCTTTTGGAAAGAAGAAGAACATTCAGTTGATCAAAGATTTGGTTTGTGATTTCATGATCGCCCTTTCCGACGATAAGCACAAAGAACACAGGATCATCTGCAAGTCGCTATAAGTGTTTACAATTTACATATTTTAGTTTTATATTTCATGCTTTAGAAGTAACATGATCAATAATGACGATGAGGATGGATCTTCTACAGTGGAAGGGAAGGGAATCCCCTTTCTTCTTCACAAGCTGGAGGCTTCTTAGCTCGGCGTCGATGGCTTGAGGATGCAAAGGAGGAGGTGGGAAATCCCCACACCTTCTTCCCTATGAATGGATGTTGTGGTTGAAAGTGGATGGCTCCAATCTATCAGCCTATATTTTCCTCTTCCCTTCATGCCTCCTCCCCCCTCGATCTCCATTGTAGCTTCTCTTAGAATCAGATGACTTCAGATCTAAGTGAACGGATAGAATCACTCTAGATCTAGATGGATGAACAAGATAGATCCAGATCACCAGATGTGAATGGATGAACAAGATGACTCCACATTTAAATGGATGAATAGGATAAATCCTAAACCAAACTCTTTCAAATTGGACTTCCCCCTTTTACCTTAGCCTCAAACTCAAGTTGGATCGATTCGACTCGAGTCAATGGTTCACCTTGGTCTCCTACAACATCATATGCACAACTTTAGATATAATGCCATGAATGTAAGAGAAATTGCAtcaaaatccaaaataaattCCAACTAGTAAAATAATGTATGAATGTGAATTTAAACATACGAGCAGTCAAAATTTTGTATCAAAATGTTGGTTATCAAACATCTTAAGAGGCACGTAGGGGTTGATGTGTCCCAATGCCTTGACTTTCTATGGTGGTTGATACTTTGCCTTACCAAAGTTTAGGCTACTGGTTAGTTTTTAGTCATTGAGGctcctcaatgttgacaaatttCTCAATCCATCCAAGGAACTCAGCATAGTTGGAGGAGGTCTCTACAACAGGGATTGGAAGAGCTCCCCCTCCTAGAGGTCTTAAGAGAAGACATTGGTCAATACCTCAGGGGTAGTAAaaggtatttttaaaattatctgaGTGAAGTGTTGGATATATTTCCAAAGAAACTCAAGTCCCTATTATTTCTAGGGGTCTTCTAGTATTTGTTGCTATTGGAGAAATAGTATAGAAATGCCAACCTGAAGTTCTTAAAAGGTGTTATCGAATTGGCACAGGAGAACTAACTCCATTGTTGTTGTGAATAGTTGGTTTTGCTGCGCTACAGTGAGGGCCCTATCACTGTCTCCAAGTTGTTGGGTAGGGTTTGGTCATGTCTAGACTCAAGGTCTTTTGACTTATCATCACCATCTCAATATTATCTTCGCTCAATTCAATTGATTTCCCACAAACGACAAAAACAATGAAGTTGAAATCTGCTAGTGCGTTCTAATAAAGGGTGATTAAGTagatttgattaaaaattatttgaacaaaTAAATTATATCATTTTGAAGTTTTGTCAAGATGAGTCAATTATAATAAGTGGACCCAATCTTGATGCATGCTCGACACGACGTGAGAAAAGTTTGGTTGAGCTTGAATTTGAGTCGTGTtgtgatatgacatgatgtatgatgCAGCCCCATCAAAAGAAACATTAAACTTCAATTTGGGCCTTCACACTTCATGAGAGAGGCCCAGAACTTGCCCTTGTCGAACCCATTCTTGCAGCAGTTGAAGTCCTCGATCGCCTGCTCGATCTCCGCCTGCGTGTTCATCACGAACGGTCCGTACTGCACCACAGGTTCCATCAACGGCTGCCCGCCCAAGAGCACGAACCTCAGCGGCTTCGCTGCCCTGTTCCACACCTCCACCCCGTCGCCGGGGCTCAGCACCAGCGCGTGGTGGCTCCCCACCGCCGCCGCGCTCGGCTCCCCGAACACACCCTCGCCTTCCACGATGTAGACGAAGGCGCTCCATGACTCCGGGATCCGCTGCTGGACTTGGGATCCGGGGCTTAAGGTGAAATCGAGGTACATTGTCGGAGTCTGGGTGTAGACCGGCGACTGGACGCCGAAGGATTCTCCGGCAATGATGCGGACGGTAACGCCCTCTCTCTTCACTTCGCTTATGTCTTCTCTTTTTAGCTCTTGGTATCTCGGTTCCATCCTTGAGGGGAATAGGCGCAACAGTTAGCTTCCATTgggaatttttttttctagattTATTGGAAAGTGGACCATATTGGTCTGGTTGCTCGTTTCTATTAGGAACATTTTTCGTGTTTATtcaaaagatgaagaatttgagaGGACTAGAGTGGTGATTTACATTTTGTTTTTGGAGGAGAGATTGATCCATAGCTGCAACCCTTTGTTCTCTCCAGGCGCAGCAGGCATTTCTGAGTGAATAATTCCTTTACCAGCAGTCATCCACTGAGGAAATTAGAAGTCATGACCCATCAAATGCAGTATGGAGGTGAACTGATGAAATATTATTATTCAATAAGCTCGAGGAGTGATGATCATCAATAGTACCTGCAGATCTCCAGCTCTGATGGTGCCTTTATGCCCTgcaaaatcctggtgagtgaaggctcCCTGAATTCCATGATTTATGTACCATGTTATACTTCTTTGCTAAATTGTTCATCTTTTCTATGTGATACATACTAGCaagttaatttattacctccAGCATATAAGTGACGGTCTCAAAACCTGCCATTGAATGGATAGATTGAGAAACTTAAAACTAATGGATTTACACCAAATCGGGAACTGAATGAACAGATAGACAAACCTCTATGAGGATGATCAGGAAACCCAGCTGGTGCAGATACTGATGTGGAATAGTAAAAGGAAAAATTGAATTATCCATCACTTATACAATGCAGTGGGGTTATATTAGGATAGAGAGGTTAATTACTTACCTGAAAACTCATCCAGCATTAGAAATGGATCCAAGTTTTTTAGTTCTCCCCTGCACAAGATCAATTTCCAAGTGCGAATCATGTTAGTTGAATCCTCTGTTTAAGAAAGGATTAAGAAAATAGTGACTGATAAGAAATCACCTTCCAATGCTCCTCCTAACAATGGCTCCATTGCCCTCATGTTGGGGCCTTGCGAGCACCTTCTTGATCACATATCTAGGATTCTGAAAGCTTTGAGTTTCATCATCTCCCATGGCACTCTTATACCGACTTTTGATGAACCAGTACCTCTTGGCTTTGGGATGACAACAGAGAGGAGGAAAACAGGCTATGCTGGTGGTTTGTTTGATCATTGAGGATCTAAATAGAGTACTGTAATTTATAGAGGAGCAACAAGAGCTCATAATGCTCATCATCATGATCCAATTGAGTTGTAAGGGTTATTAGCAAAGACCTTTTGGCTGGTCTATATTTTTGGAGCAGACGAATGTTTATCTAAATAGATTTACATTTGTGTAGTTTTTGTACAACACATGAGGTGGGTATCATGAGATGAGAGAATTTTGACTGGACTTCTCATTTCCCACAAGAAAATACATCTGGCAGATGGTGGATTAGAATGGGCGTTGGAAAAAACAAAACTTTCAAGGTCTCACTAAAATTTACAGGAATTAATAATTAGTTCCATGATTATCACTAAACTCACGAT
This window of the Zingiber officinale cultivar Zhangliang chromosome 3B, Zo_v1.1, whole genome shotgun sequence genome carries:
- the LOC122055985 gene encoding pirin-like protein, whose product is MMMSIMSSCCSSINYSTLFRSSMIKQTTSIACFPPLCCHPKAKRYWFIKSRYKSAMGDDETQSFQNPRYVIKKVLARPQHEGNGAIVRRSIGRGELKNLDPFLMLDEFSVSAPAGFPDHPHRGFETVTYMLEGAFTHQDFAGHKGTIRAGDLQWMTAGKGIIHSEMPAAPGENKGLQLWINLSSKNKMMEPRYQELKREDISEVKREGVTVRIIAGESFGVQSPVYTQTPTMYLDFTLSPGSQVQQRIPESWSAFVYIVEGEGVFGEPSAAAVGSHHALVLSPGDGVEVWNRAAKPLRFVLLGGQPLMEPVVQYGPFVMNTQAEIEQAIEDFNCCKNGFDKGKFWASLMKCEGPN